The following proteins come from a genomic window of Nautilia profundicola AmH:
- the atpD gene encoding F0F1 ATP synthase subunit beta, with protein sequence MEGKVLQILGPVVDVEFEGDIPAINEALYVEFEAEGEKKKVVLEVAAQIGDHIVRTIAMDLTDGLTRGEKVVATGAPIKVPVGEAVLGRIFNVTGDVIDGGEEVPADTPRWSIHRDAPPFEEQSTKMEVFETGIKVVDLLCPYMKGGKTGLFGGAGVGKTVIIMELIHNVAYKHSGYSVFAGVGERTREGNDLYHEMKESGVLDKVALCYGQMNEPPGCRNRVAMTGLTMAEYFRDEEGRDVLMFIDNIFRFAQAGAEMSALLGRIPSAVGYQPTLATEMGKLQERITSTKKGSITSIQAVYVPADDLTDPAPASVFAHLDSTTVLNRKIAEKGIYPAVDPLDSTSRILDPQIVGEEHYRVARGVQEVLQKYKDLQDIIAILGMDELSEEDKLTVARARKIEKFLSQPFFVAKVFTGADGRYVELDKTIAGFKEILEGKVDDLPENAFYMVGDLDEAKEKAEKMKAQS encoded by the coding sequence ATGGAAGGTAAAGTATTACAAATTTTAGGTCCGGTTGTTGACGTAGAATTTGAAGGAGATATTCCGGCGATAAACGAAGCGCTTTATGTGGAGTTTGAAGCTGAAGGTGAAAAGAAAAAAGTTGTTTTAGAAGTAGCGGCTCAAATTGGTGATCATATTGTTAGAACAATTGCAATGGACCTTACTGACGGTCTTACAAGAGGAGAAAAAGTAGTAGCTACTGGTGCTCCTATTAAAGTACCTGTAGGTGAAGCTGTACTTGGAAGAATTTTCAACGTAACAGGTGACGTAATTGACGGTGGTGAAGAAGTACCTGCTGATACACCAAGATGGTCAATCCATAGAGACGCTCCTCCGTTTGAAGAGCAGTCAACTAAAATGGAAGTTTTCGAAACTGGTATTAAAGTTGTAGACCTTCTATGTCCATATATGAAAGGTGGTAAAACTGGTCTATTCGGTGGTGCCGGAGTTGGTAAAACGGTTATTATTATGGAGCTTATCCACAACGTTGCGTACAAACACAGCGGTTACTCAGTATTTGCTGGGGTTGGTGAAAGAACAAGGGAAGGTAATGACCTTTACCATGAAATGAAAGAAAGTGGAGTTCTTGACAAAGTTGCACTGTGCTACGGTCAGATGAACGAACCTCCGGGATGTAGAAACAGGGTTGCGATGACTGGTCTTACAATGGCTGAATACTTCAGGGATGAAGAAGGAAGAGACGTACTTATGTTCATCGACAACATATTCAGATTTGCTCAGGCAGGTGCGGAAATGTCAGCACTTCTTGGAAGAATTCCAAGTGCGGTTGGTTATCAGCCTACACTTGCTACTGAAATGGGTAAATTACAAGAAAGAATTACTTCAACTAAAAAAGGAAGTATTACTTCAATCCAGGCTGTTTACGTACCGGCAGACGACTTGACTGACCCTGCACCGGCAAGCGTATTCGCACACTTGGATTCAACAACTGTACTTAACAGAAAAATTGCTGAAAAAGGTATTTACCCGGCAGTTGATCCACTTGATTCAACAAGTAGAATTCTTGATCCGCAAATTGTTGGTGAAGAACACTACAGAGTTGCAAGAGGAGTTCAGGAAGTATTACAAAAATATAAAGATTTACAAGATATTATTGCAATTCTTGGTATGGACGAACTTAGCGAAGAAGACAAATTAACTGTTGCAAGAGCGAGAAAAATTGAGAAATTCTTATCACAACCGTTCTTCGTAGCAAAAGTATTTACAGGTGCAGACGGAAGATACGTAGAACTTGATAAAACAATTGCAGGATTTAAAGAAATTCTTGAAGGTAAAGTTGACGATTTACCTGAAAACGCATTCTACATGGTAGGTGATTTAGACGAAGCTAAAGAAAAAGCTGAAAAAATGAAGGCTCAAAGCTAA
- the atpC gene encoding ATP synthase F1 subunit epsilon, which translates to MKLDIVTPLGRIYEGEVKEAYFPGIEGEFGVLEGHAPLMTTLQPGIITIKKEDGSEEIIAINSGYVEVTPDHVNVLVDGAQPVSGEKAGDIAEAIEKAKKLIRDAANSDVLVASVEAKIESAARNL; encoded by the coding sequence ATGAAACTTGATATTGTTACACCTCTTGGTAGAATATACGAGGGTGAAGTAAAAGAAGCATATTTTCCTGGCATTGAAGGTGAGTTCGGTGTCCTTGAAGGACACGCACCTTTAATGACAACTCTTCAGCCTGGTATTATTACAATTAAAAAAGAAGACGGATCTGAAGAGATTATTGCAATTAATTCAGGATACGTTGAAGTAACACCTGATCATGTAAATGTACTTGTAGACGGTGCTCAGCCTGTATCCGGAGAAAAAGCCGGAGATATTGCAGAAGCAATTGAAAAAGCTAAAAAACTTATTCGTGATGCGGCTAACAGTGATGTTTTAGTTGCATCTGTTGAGGCAAAGATAGAAAGTGCTGCCAGAAATCTCTAA
- a CDS encoding MotA/TolQ/ExbB proton channel family protein yields the protein MLPEISKILSNPINVIVLGWLGIYLFFVFFVFFYKYFSLTSWIKKEKESLNALLMSGNISGVSSLKRCIDKSDNINSLTFDACIQAARTEAESGITFLGIVASTAPFIGLFGTVIGILTAFSSMQSVTTINMIAPAIADALVATAVGIIVAVPAYSFHQILSKKVEDLISILIMQKDFYLSK from the coding sequence GTGCTGCCAGAAATCTCTAAAATCTTAAGTAACCCTATAAACGTAATAGTTTTAGGGTGGCTTGGGATTTATCTTTTCTTTGTATTTTTCGTATTTTTCTACAAATATTTTTCATTAACATCATGGATAAAAAAAGAAAAAGAATCACTAAACGCACTTTTAATGAGCGGAAATATCTCAGGTGTTTCTTCACTTAAAAGATGTATAGACAAAAGTGATAATATTAATAGCTTAACATTTGATGCCTGCATTCAAGCTGCAAGAACCGAAGCTGAAAGCGGTATTACATTTTTGGGAATCGTAGCATCTACTGCACCTTTTATTGGTCTTTTTGGAACAGTTATCGGTATTTTAACCGCTTTTTCCTCAATGCAAAGTGTTACTACGATTAATATGATTGCACCTGCTATTGCAGACGCGCTTGTAGCGACAGCCGTAGGTATTATTGTGGCCGTTCCTGCGTATTCATTTCATCAGATACTCAGTAAAAAAGTAGAAGATTTAATCAGTATATTAATCATGCAAAAGGACTTTTATTTAAGCAAATGA
- a CDS encoding ExbD/TolR family protein, translated as MKKPELNITPFVDIMLVLLAILMVSVTVSTYQEKTVNLPEGSKTTPAAKKPTITITIKKDGSVIVNKEQIPMKNFLEEFNLKYGNFNKNSLVYIAADKNIKYQTFMKVYSAVVKLGFTQIGLLTK; from the coding sequence ATGAAAAAACCAGAATTAAATATTACTCCTTTTGTGGATATAATGCTTGTGTTACTTGCAATTCTCATGGTTTCAGTTACAGTTAGTACTTATCAGGAAAAGACGGTAAACTTACCGGAAGGCAGCAAAACAACTCCTGCCGCTAAAAAGCCGACGATAACAATCACAATTAAAAAAGACGGTAGCGTAATTGTCAATAAAGAACAAATCCCAATGAAGAATTTTTTAGAAGAATTTAATTTAAAATACGGAAATTTTAATAAAAACTCTCTTGTTTACATTGCAGCAGATAAAAATATCAAATATCAAACATTTATGAAAGTATACTCTGCTGTAGTAAAGCTTGGATTTACTCAAATAGGATTACTTACTAAATGA
- the tolB gene encoding Tol-Pal system protein TolB, producing MIKKIVLFLLSMMFLFANELVITKYFNEKPKIGVFYTGDKNVLKILKMDLTVLDHFNYTINKDTNATYRFEFNYSNKKLTVKYFEKNILKVEKIYKSNSYAYFPFLVHKAVYDINEYFGLPQAKFLIRKVIYSMLVAPKQANIYLSDYTLSYKKRIISGGLNIFPKWADEKQNVIYYTKLGRLPTLYKLNLRTGKREKILTSQGLLIVSDVKKDKLLLTLAPTGQPDVYEYDIANKKLTKITKYNGIDVNGKFWGDDKIVFVSDRYGMPMIFSKDTENGRVQRVLYHGKNQIGVDAYKNYLVISTRETSNAFSTNTFNLFLVNKNDDSLKRLTFKGQNSYPNFSVDGNSIMFIKRENFYSKIGIIRLNENKVFYYPLPKILQSFDW from the coding sequence ATGATTAAAAAAATAGTTTTATTTTTATTAAGCATGATGTTTTTATTTGCAAATGAGCTTGTAATAACAAAATATTTTAATGAAAAACCTAAAATAGGTGTATTTTATACCGGTGATAAAAATGTGTTAAAAATTCTTAAAATGGACTTGACCGTACTTGATCATTTTAATTATACAATCAATAAAGACACTAACGCAACATATAGGTTCGAATTTAATTATTCAAATAAAAAACTAACTGTTAAATATTTTGAAAAAAATATTTTAAAAGTAGAAAAGATATATAAATCTAACAGTTACGCTTATTTTCCGTTTTTGGTCCATAAGGCGGTTTATGACATAAATGAATATTTCGGACTTCCTCAGGCTAAATTTTTAATTAGAAAAGTAATATATTCAATGCTTGTGGCACCGAAACAGGCAAATATTTATCTGTCTGATTACACTCTTTCATATAAGAAAAGGATAATAAGCGGAGGGCTTAATATTTTTCCGAAATGGGCTGATGAAAAACAGAATGTTATCTATTATACAAAATTAGGAAGATTGCCAACATTATACAAATTGAATTTAAGAACGGGTAAAAGAGAGAAAATTCTAACTTCCCAAGGCCTTCTTATTGTATCCGATGTTAAAAAAGATAAGCTTTTATTAACATTGGCACCGACAGGACAACCGGATGTATATGAATATGATATAGCAAATAAAAAACTAACAAAAATTACTAAATATAACGGTATTGACGTAAATGGTAAATTTTGGGGGGATGATAAGATTGTTTTTGTTTCCGACAGATACGGTATGCCTATGATATTCAGCAAAGATACGGAAAACGGTAGAGTTCAAAGAGTGTTATATCATGGAAAAAATCAAATAGGGGTAGATGCATATAAAAATTATTTGGTGATTAGTACAAGAGAGACAAGCAATGCATTCTCAACAAATACCTTTAATCTGTTTCTTGTAAATAAAAACGACGATTCTTTAAAAAGACTTACTTTTAAAGGTCAAAACAGTTATCCTAACTTTTCAGTTGACGGAAATTCTATAATGTTTATAAAAAGAGAAAATTTTTATTCAAAAATTGGTATAATACGTTTAAATGAAAACAAAGTGTTTTATTATCCGTTACCAAAAATACTACAATCATTTGATTGGTAA
- a CDS encoding OmpA family protein, which yields MNKKLLIATGLAALLMITGCSKQPNLENATETQSAQTTQTTGEATTATTNENETVNTQNANVEEQTIGEGTKISVTADQKFAKDLANIVVYFDFDKYNIRPDQWPKVEKLAELIKNNPANYTVRIEGNCDEWGTEEYNYALGLKRANSVKNALIKLGVDPKKLTIISYGELNPVCTAHAKWCWRKNRRDNFTYLP from the coding sequence ATGAACAAAAAATTACTGATTGCAACTGGTTTAGCGGCTTTATTGATGATTACAGGATGTTCAAAGCAACCGAATTTAGAAAATGCAACTGAAACTCAGTCAGCACAGACTACACAAACAACAGGTGAAGCAACAACAGCTACTACTAACGAAAATGAAACTGTAAACACTCAAAATGCAAATGTTGAAGAGCAAACTATAGGTGAAGGTACTAAAATTAGTGTAACAGCTGATCAAAAATTTGCAAAAGATTTAGCAAATATCGTTGTATATTTTGATTTTGATAAATACAATATTAGACCAGATCAATGGCCAAAAGTTGAAAAACTTGCGGAACTTATCAAAAATAATCCTGCTAACTATACTGTTAGAATCGAAGGTAACTGTGACGAATGGGGTACTGAAGAGTACAATTATGCACTTGGATTAAAAAGAGCAAATTCTGTTAAAAACGCATTAATCAAACTTGGTGTAGATCCTAAAAAACTTACTATTATCAGCTATGGTGAACTAAATCCGGTATGTACTGCTCATGCTAAATGGTGCTGGAGAAAAAACAGAAGAGATAATTTTACATATTTACCATAA
- a CDS encoding tetratricopeptide repeat protein: MKKLFFLLPILLLADVDPFKAGDLNSPNPYGLTPQEKAILQNKKNIQKNSSLIEQLKKNLDEFKSKLAQKFVEYDQTISDLSNKLSSFNTILSEIDSTKLSIDKLKKQLQDTNLTDIKNRIKTLEDKVAALEEQNQAIKKTIEEITKIQNENFQNLSNSIQTILNQLKNLNKPAKNINPKTAFAQAKKYFYSGKLNKAEELFAYTLQKKYLPATSSYYLGEIAYKQGRYKEALAFYKKSISLYPKKTSFTDRLLYHTGMSFLKLNQKQNAKLTFKKLISDFPNSKYAKLAKKELEKL; this comes from the coding sequence ATGAAAAAACTTTTTTTTCTTCTACCTATTCTGTTATTAGCAGATGTAGATCCCTTTAAAGCAGGTGATTTAAATTCTCCTAATCCGTATGGACTTACTCCACAAGAAAAAGCAATACTTCAAAATAAAAAAAATATCCAAAAAAATAGCAGTTTAATTGAACAATTAAAGAAGAATTTAGATGAGTTTAAATCAAAATTAGCTCAAAAGTTTGTGGAGTATGATCAAACTATTTCCGATTTGAGCAATAAATTATCATCATTTAATACGATACTCAGTGAAATCGACTCTACAAAACTTTCAATTGATAAACTAAAAAAGCAGCTCCAGGATACTAATTTAACGGATATTAAAAATAGAATTAAAACATTGGAAGATAAAGTAGCAGCTTTAGAAGAACAAAATCAAGCTATTAAAAAAACAATAGAAGAAATTACAAAAATACAAAATGAGAATTTTCAAAATTTAAGTAATTCTATACAGACAATATTAAACCAGCTTAAAAATTTAAATAAACCGGCTAAAAACATAAATCCGAAAACCGCATTCGCTCAAGCAAAAAAATATTTTTACAGTGGTAAATTGAATAAGGCCGAAGAATTGTTTGCTTATACATTACAGAAAAAATATTTACCTGCAACATCTTCATATTATTTAGGTGAAATTGCTTACAAACAAGGAAGGTATAAAGAGGCACTCGCTTTTTATAAAAAAAGTATATCTTTATATCCTAAAAAAACATCATTTACCGATAGGCTTTTATATCATACGGGTATGTCATTTTTAAAACTGAATCAAAAACAAAATGCAAAACTTACTTTTAAAAAATTAATAAGTGATTTTCCAAATTCCAAATATGCTAAATTAGCAAAAAAAGAGTTGGAAAAATTATAA
- a CDS encoding FKBP-type peptidyl-prolyl cis-trans isomerase, with the protein MAKVYGIEYTVKNSKGEVVDSNKGQAPLEFIAGQGQIIPGLEKEVEGMEVGEEKTVTVKADEAYGQRNEEWVETLPREQFEGIDLQKGMTLYGQSPDGQTIAVTVKDFNDKEVTIDYNHPLAGEDLTFDVKVVSKRDATLEELAGGEQGQGCGCGTGCGCH; encoded by the coding sequence ATGGCAAAAGTATACGGAATTGAATATACAGTAAAAAACTCAAAAGGTGAAGTAGTTGATTCTAATAAAGGACAGGCTCCGTTAGAATTCATCGCTGGACAAGGACAAATTATTCCTGGACTTGAAAAAGAAGTTGAAGGTATGGAAGTTGGAGAAGAAAAAACTGTAACAGTTAAAGCAGACGAAGCATACGGTCAAAGAAATGAAGAGTGGGTTGAGACATTACCAAGAGAACAGTTTGAAGGAATTGATCTTCAAAAAGGAATGACTCTTTACGGACAGTCTCCGGACGGGCAAACAATTGCAGTAACAGTAAAAGATTTTAACGATAAAGAAGTTACAATCGATTATAACCATCCTTTAGCAGGTGAAGATTTAACTTTTGATGTTAAAGTAGTTAGTAAAAGAGACGCAACTTTAGAAGAACTTGCTGGTGGAGAGCAAGGTCAGGGTTGCGGTTGTGGTACAGGATGCGGATGCCACTAA
- the fabD gene encoding ACP S-malonyltransferase, translating into MKVGLLFPGQGSQFVGMGKDFYDSNDKAKEMFEVASDAIKTDFKKLMFEENEEINKTEYTQPAILLYSAIAYELFKNADFDYAFSLGHSLGEFSALYSAGAIDLADAIKLVHERGKLMNAAFRDKVGSMMVVLGLDDETIENICKESGLKVWPANYNSDGQLVLAGLREDLEKLEPVLKEKGAKRVMLLNMSVASHCPLLESASAPLRDLLDEYLKDEFKSVVSNVSAKAYNTKKEALELLPVQLTKPVLYKQSIKNYENDADIFVELGGKVLMGINRKITKKKTLPVTDMASLEKVINTLEG; encoded by the coding sequence ATGAAAGTTGGTTTACTTTTTCCTGGTCAAGGTAGTCAATTTGTCGGAATGGGAAAAGATTTTTATGATTCAAATGACAAAGCAAAGGAAATGTTTGAAGTTGCAAGTGATGCGATAAAGACAGATTTTAAAAAACTTATGTTTGAAGAAAACGAAGAAATAAACAAAACAGAATACACACAGCCTGCAATTTTATTATATTCAGCTATTGCATATGAACTTTTTAAAAATGCGGATTTTGATTATGCGTTTTCATTAGGACATTCTTTAGGAGAATTTAGTGCTCTTTATTCTGCAGGAGCTATAGATCTTGCAGATGCAATTAAACTTGTACATGAAAGAGGAAAACTTATGAATGCGGCTTTTCGTGATAAAGTCGGTTCAATGATGGTAGTTTTGGGTCTTGATGACGAGACTATAGAAAACATCTGTAAGGAATCCGGTCTTAAAGTATGGCCTGCAAACTACAACAGCGACGGTCAGCTTGTTCTTGCTGGACTTAGGGAAGATTTGGAAAAACTTGAACCGGTTTTAAAAGAAAAAGGAGCTAAAAGGGTAATGCTTTTAAATATGAGTGTGGCAAGCCACTGTCCTTTGCTTGAGAGTGCAAGCGCACCGTTAAGAGATCTTTTGGATGAATATTTAAAAGATGAATTTAAATCTGTTGTGAGTAATGTAAGTGCAAAAGCATACAATACAAAAAAAGAAGCGCTTGAATTGTTGCCGGTACAGTTAACAAAACCGGTACTTTACAAACAGTCAATCAAAAACTATGAAAACGATGCGGATATTTTCGTGGAACTCGGTGGTAAGGTTTTAATGGGTATTAATAGAAAAATCACAAAGAAAAAGACTCTTCCTGTAACCGATATGGCGAGTCTTGAAAAAGTTATTAATACATTAGAAGGATAA
- a CDS encoding nitrilase-related carbon-nitrogen hydrolase has translation MKIALAQIRPKLSPENINKHIEFIEKTDADLVVFPELSMNGYKIKDALLEDAFDIEYFKNLTFSKDVVLGAAIKKEGKIYNSALYIDNEIKIHNKVHLPTYGVFEEGRFFFSGDEFSLFDTKFGKTCMFVCEDVFSGDAINFVSQKKPDLIIVIAASPAREFSDGKLLIEDQWEALLKSMAILSGAYVLFCNRVGFEDGLGFWGGSRVINPKGQTEIKANYFEEELIECELNHNLTLTQKYFLRKD, from the coding sequence ATGAAAATCGCACTTGCACAGATAAGGCCTAAATTAAGTCCGGAAAACATAAATAAACATATAGAGTTTATTGAAAAAACGGATGCTGATTTAGTTGTTTTCCCGGAACTTAGTATGAATGGGTATAAAATAAAAGACGCATTACTTGAAGATGCGTTTGATATAGAGTATTTTAAGAACCTTACATTCAGTAAAGACGTTGTTTTAGGTGCGGCCATTAAAAAAGAAGGAAAAATATATAATTCCGCTCTTTATATTGATAATGAAATAAAAATACACAACAAAGTGCATCTACCTACATACGGAGTATTTGAAGAAGGCAGGTTTTTTTTCAGCGGGGATGAATTTAGTTTATTTGATACGAAATTCGGGAAAACGTGTATGTTTGTATGTGAGGATGTTTTTAGCGGAGATGCCATTAATTTCGTTTCTCAAAAAAAGCCAGATTTAATCATTGTAATAGCCGCTTCGCCTGCAAGAGAATTTAGTGATGGTAAACTGTTAATTGAAGATCAGTGGGAAGCGCTTTTAAAATCAATGGCTATTTTGAGCGGTGCGTATGTACTTTTTTGCAATCGTGTGGGGTTTGAAGACGGACTTGGCTTTTGGGGCGGAAGCAGAGTGATTAATCCAAAAGGACAAACGGAAATTAAGGCAAATTATTTCGAAGAAGAGTTGATAGAATGCGAGCTTAATCATAATCTGACGCTTACACAAAAATATTTTTTAAGAAAAGACTAA
- a CDS encoding 5'-methylthioadenosine/adenosylhomocysteine nucleosidase translates to MTGILCAMREELDPILEYMNIKEKIKHANNIFYIAEFEGEDIVLAYSKIGKVNASITATIMIEKFGVDKLLFSGVAGGVDEDLKIGDLIIATKTCQHDVDLTVFGYEPGYIPESKVFFECDEDLNNIAQNVAGKLGIKLKDGVIASGDQFVHSKERKEWIKKIFNASAIEMEGGAVGCVCWNEGVPFFMLRAISDTAEEGAGVDFDEFLEESSKISAKFLIEMLKELKK, encoded by the coding sequence ATGACAGGAATTTTATGTGCGATGAGGGAGGAGCTTGACCCTATTTTAGAGTATATGAATATAAAAGAAAAAATAAAGCACGCAAATAATATATTTTATATAGCGGAGTTCGAGGGTGAGGATATTGTTCTGGCATATAGTAAAATAGGGAAAGTAAACGCTTCGATTACCGCTACTATAATGATTGAAAAATTCGGTGTTGATAAGCTGTTATTCAGCGGGGTTGCCGGCGGTGTTGACGAAGATCTTAAAATAGGGGATTTGATAATAGCCACTAAAACGTGTCAGCACGATGTTGATTTGACGGTTTTCGGGTATGAGCCGGGATACATTCCTGAGAGCAAGGTATTTTTTGAATGTGATGAAGATTTAAACAATATAGCTCAAAATGTAGCCGGCAAACTCGGAATCAAACTAAAAGATGGCGTAATAGCCAGTGGAGATCAGTTTGTACATTCGAAAGAACGTAAAGAATGGATTAAAAAAATATTTAACGCAAGTGCCATTGAAATGGAAGGCGGAGCGGTAGGATGTGTTTGCTGGAATGAGGGTGTACCTTTCTTTATGCTAAGGGCTATAAGCGATACGGCTGAAGAAGGGGCTGGTGTGGATTTTGATGAATTTTTGGAAGAATCAAGTAAAATAAGTGCCAAATTTTTAATTGAAATGCTAAAAGAACTGAAAAAATAA
- a CDS encoding ATP-binding protein, producing MKNPIKDIYFSKKVIKFVGRANGEFELIKEGDRVMVAFSGGKDSFVMLHVLKRMQLIAPFKFDLLAVTIDAGTGIDYTPLKKHCEEFGIEYIIYETPILEILEEKKRPGSSACGFCARMRRGALYTKALELGYNKIALGHHFDDAVETFFMSMFYNGMMRSMPPKYKAYNEIEVIRPLIKVREKWIKYMSEQNNFPIIDGESSCLAFNESDQAKTPYVRSEIKEWLRNMEEKEPKLFQRLDSAFGNIDCSTFFMKEFFK from the coding sequence ATGAAAAACCCCATAAAAGATATATACTTCTCCAAAAAAGTAATCAAATTCGTCGGACGTGCAAACGGCGAGTTTGAGCTTATTAAAGAAGGTGACCGTGTAATGGTTGCTTTCAGCGGCGGAAAAGACAGTTTTGTAATGCTGCATGTGCTTAAAAGAATGCAGCTGATAGCTCCGTTTAAGTTTGATCTTTTAGCCGTTACAATCGATGCCGGTACGGGAATTGATTACACACCTCTTAAAAAACACTGTGAAGAGTTCGGAATCGAATATATTATCTACGAAACCCCCATACTTGAAATACTTGAAGAAAAAAAACGTCCGGGAAGCAGCGCCTGCGGATTTTGCGCAAGGATGAGAAGGGGAGCGCTTTATACCAAAGCATTGGAGCTCGGGTACAACAAAATTGCCCTCGGGCATCATTTCGACGATGCGGTGGAAACTTTCTTTATGAGTATGTTTTACAACGGAATGATGCGCTCTATGCCGCCTAAATATAAAGCGTACAACGAAATAGAAGTAATCAGGCCTCTTATTAAAGTTCGTGAAAAATGGATAAAGTATATGAGCGAGCAGAATAACTTTCCTATAATAGACGGCGAATCAAGCTGCCTTGCATTTAACGAATCGGATCAGGCAAAAACTCCTTATGTAAGAAGTGAAATTAAAGAGTGGCTGAGAAACATGGAAGAAAAAGAACCTAAACTTTTCCAAAGGTTAGACAGCGCATTCGGGAATATTGACTGTTCTACTTTTTTTATGAAGGAGTTTTTTAAATAA
- the mnmA gene encoding tRNA 2-thiouridine(34) synthase MnmA, whose translation MAKRVLVGVSGGVDSAMSVYLLKEQGYDVVGIYMKMHEGVNHVENVAKLNRLSKKLGFEYVIEDVEDEFRKEVYEYFVESYKQGITPNPCAMCNIKIKFGIFMGFLEKYGCELAATGHYVRNDGEFLYQAKDQSKDQSYFLFGIKKKVLPKILFPLGEYTKDEIKKLASEIGLDEFASQKESQDICFIDNSYIDVLKLHFNPERKGKVVNKRGQKIGVHKGYSFYTVGQRKGFNLFKSHKPQYVIGIDAKSNTLIVGDKKDLEKKQVFLKGVNLFIDDKVFECEAKIRYRAPKVPAVVKMESKSKAVVNFHEPVSGVAKGQACVFYEGEKLLGGGWIRGGR comes from the coding sequence ATGGCAAAAAGAGTATTGGTAGGTGTCAGCGGCGGGGTTGACAGCGCTATGAGCGTATATCTTTTAAAAGAGCAGGGGTATGATGTAGTCGGTATATACATGAAAATGCATGAGGGTGTAAATCATGTGGAAAATGTGGCCAAATTAAACAGACTCAGTAAAAAGCTGGGGTTTGAGTATGTTATTGAGGACGTTGAGGATGAGTTTAGAAAAGAAGTTTACGAATACTTCGTAGAAAGTTATAAACAGGGAATTACTCCGAACCCCTGCGCAATGTGCAATATCAAAATAAAATTCGGTATTTTTATGGGCTTTTTGGAAAAGTACGGGTGTGAACTTGCGGCTACAGGGCATTATGTAAGAAACGACGGAGAGTTTTTATACCAGGCTAAGGATCAGAGTAAAGATCAGAGCTATTTTCTTTTCGGAATAAAAAAAAAGGTTCTTCCTAAAATCCTTTTCCCTCTTGGGGAATATACAAAAGATGAAATCAAAAAACTCGCTTCCGAAATAGGGCTTGACGAATTCGCAAGCCAAAAAGAATCCCAGGATATATGTTTTATAGACAATTCATATATCGATGTGCTCAAACTTCACTTCAACCCTGAAAGAAAAGGGAAAGTCGTAAATAAAAGAGGTCAGAAAATAGGCGTGCATAAAGGATATTCGTTTTATACGGTGGGGCAGAGAAAAGGCTTTAATCTTTTCAAATCACACAAACCCCAGTACGTAATAGGAATAGATGCCAAAAGCAATACGCTGATTGTAGGCGATAAGAAAGACCTTGAAAAAAAACAGGTTTTTTTAAAAGGCGTAAATCTGTTTATTGATGATAAAGTGTTTGAGTGTGAGGCAAAAATCCGTTACCGGGCTCCTAAAGTGCCTGCGGTTGTGAAGATGGAGAGCAAAAGCAAGGCTGTTGTAAATTTCCACGAACCTGTTTCAGGCGTGGCAAAGGGACAGGCATGTGTTTTTTATGAAGGAGAGAAACTGCTTGGCGGCGGATGGATCAGGGGAGGAAGATGA